DNA from Solidesulfovibrio fructosivorans JJ]:
CAAAAACAACAATCCGAAAAGCGCCGTCGCCAGGGTGAAGCGCAGGCACACCAGGGTGAAAGGTCCCATGGCCGTAAGCGCCACCTTGGTCCAGACATAGGAAAGTCCCCAGGCGAAAAGCGTGACGGCCAGGGCGGCGGCCACGCCCCCATCGTGATCTTTCAAAAGAGCCTCCCCGCGACGCGACGGCCGCGCCGGGAGGACATGCCATGTCCGCTCCGGGATGGATTGAACGAAATTGCCCTGCCGGGGCTACGCCCCCGGGCGCGAACGCCGCAGGGACAGGCGGTACTGGTTGGGCGTGGCCCCGACCTGGGGCGTGAAGGTGCGGATCAAATGGCTCTGGTCGGCAAAACCCGTTTCCTGGGCCACGGCGGCGGCGGGCAGATCGGTACCGGCCAAAAGCGCCTTGGCCCGCTCCACGCGCAGGAAGTTCTGGTAGGCATGGGGCGGCAGGCCGTATTCCCGCTTGAACAGGCGCAGCACATGGCTCGGGCTGTGCCCGGCCAGGACGGCCAGATCAGCCAGCGAAACCTTGTCGCGCCAGTGCTCCCGCAGATAGTCGCGCACCCGGGTAAGCCCCCGGCCAGGCGGTCCGGGCAAATGCTCCGTCCTGGAAAAAAGCGGCGCCAGAGCCAGGCACAAAAGCGACTGTTTTTCCAGGCGGTCGCGACGCGCGGTCATGGCCCGGTACAGCCCGGACAGGCGCGCGGCCACAACCGGGTCCCGCACAAGCGGCGCCCGAAAGGCCGGCTCGTCGCCGACGCCCACAAGCCGCACCGCCTCGCGTTCCAGGAAAAACATCACATAGGCCAGCCTGCCGTCCGGCTCGGGATTGCAGGCATGGGGTTCGCCCGGGGCGATAAGCGCCGTCTCCCCGGCAGTGATCCGGCGTATGCAGCCGGCCCGCCGGACCCGTGTGGCCCCGGAAAGGATGAGGCCCACACACCAGGCGTCATGGATATGGCGGGAAAAAGCCCGTCGGCGGTAGGCGGCCAGACGGGCCACGAGCCCGGGGAGATCGGGATCTTCCCGACGACGCAGGAGTTCTGGGGCAAAGGATGCGGCGCGGCGGGGCATGGCTTTCCATGCCTCGGCGGCCGGCCCGGGTCAAGACGCGGCAGTTCCCCCGTCCCGGGGCAGGCTAAACGGCGCGGTGAAGCAAAACACGCTGCCGCTCCCGGGCCGGCTTTCCACCGTCAGGTCGCCCCCCATGGAAGTGGCTATTTTCCGGGCGATGGCCAGGCCCAGGCCCGCGCCGCCGTAATGCCGGGTCATGCTGCCGTCGGCCTGACGGAAGGGCTCGAAAACGGTTTCCAGCTGGTCGACGGGCAGGCCGATGCCCGTGTCGCGCACGGCAAAAGACACCATGACCACCCCGTTCGTTGCCGCGGGTACCGCTTCCCGGCAGTCCGCGCCCACGGAGACGGCCACCTCCACCCCGCCTTGGACCGTAAATTTGATGGCGTTGCTCAGAAGCGCCGCCAGCACGCGCCGCAGGCCCGCGCCGTCGCCGACGACCAGGTCCGGTGTTTCGGGGTCGATGCGCCAGGTCAGGGACAGGCCTTTTTGCAGGGCCGAGGAACCGAAGGAATTGACCGCGCCCTGGATGATGTTGTTGATGTTGAAGGGCGTATTCCGGGTCGCCTCGGAGTCGGCGTCCAGGCGCGAAAAATCGAGGATGCTTTCCAGAAGTTCGGTGAGGTTGCCGGCCGACTCCTTGAGTGTCGCCACCAATCCCCGCTGCTCGTCGGTCAACTCGGTGGCCAGCAGCAGCTCGGCCATGCCCAGGATGCCATTGAGCGGCGTGCGCACCTCGTGGGACATGTTGTCCGCGAATTCCCGCTTGAGGCGCTCGGCGGCCAACGTGGCCTCCTCGGCCAGACGGCGCTCGGTCACGTCCTCCATGAGCCAGATGGAGCCGGCCTGGGGCCTGTCCGGAAAAAGCACCTGGCCGATGATGCGGCACCAGAACTCCGTGCCGTCGGCGCGCCGCATGGGCCGCACCGTGTCCACGCGCCGCCCGCGTCCGAGGACCGGATAAAAGTCCCGGCCAAAGGCCTCATAGGCCTCGCGGTCGGGATAGAAATCGGCGGTCGACCGTCCAGCCACCGTACCCGGGGGCATGGCGAACAGTTCGTGAAACGTCGGGTTGGCCCGTTGCACAATGCGGTCGGCGACAACGGCGATGCCGATGGGGCTGTTTTCCAAGATCAGGTTGACGGCGCGCAGGGATTCTTCCAGGGCCTTTTCCGCCTTGCCCCGCTCGGCCGCCTGCCTGCGCAGTTCCTCGTTGACGCGGCGCAGGTCCTCGGCCCGGGTGGCGGCATCCTTTTCCAGTTCAAGGCGCGCGTTTCGGGACGCCACTTCGAGCCGCTTGTGGGTGGTGATATTGCGCGCCGAGCAAAAGATGCCCTGTATGCCGCCGGAAGCGTCACGCACGGGCGTCTTGAACACCTCGAGCCAGACCGATCGACCGCCGCCCACCACCTCGTACTCGAAGGCGCCGAAACGTCCCGTACGCATAACGGTGAGATCGGCCTTGCGGTGGCGCTCGGCGCTTTCCTTCTCGAAAAGCGTGAAATCCGTCTGCCCGGCCACGGCCTCCAAGGTCAGCCCGAAAAGCTCGCAAAACGCCCTGTTGGCGAACCGATAGAGAAACGACGCGTCCTTGTAGAAAAAGAGGTCCGGTGAGGCGTCGAGCAACGCCCCGACAAACGCGGGATCACCGAACAGCGGGAAGGTACCGGCCATAGTCGCTTTATAGAGCACTTTCGGGGTATTGGCCAGCACGGCGGGAAGGCCCCTCCCCGTGCGCGGACGCCGGCCATTGCCGGGCCGGGTAAAATGTGATTAGGTCGCGCACGCGCAGAATTTCGCGGCCCGCCGCCGCCAGGGAGATTCCATGTATAAGCTTTTCTTGCCGATCATGCTGGCGGTTCTCGTTTGGGCCCTTCCTGCGGCGACCCAGGCCGCCGACCCCGCCGCCCCGGCCGCCGCGACAAGTCAAAAAGCACCCACCGCAGCGCCCCCCAAAGAGACCACCACCAAGGCCGAACCAGCCAATCACGGTCCCTCCAACCCGGCCACGGATGCGGCCGAAGCGCGCTACCGCGCCTGGGTGGATCGGGAACATGCCGCGGACGCTGCCGAATTCGCCAAGGAAAAAAACAAGATCGAAGACAAGTACAAGGGCTACGTGCGCCCCAAGCACGACAAGAAGAAAAACGCCAAGGCCGAACCGGCCACGCCCAAGGGCAACTGATCTCCGTCCAAAGATAATCGATCGTATTCCAAAGGTTTCTTTTCTCCCCGCAAACACTTCTCATCGTGTACTGGGTGATTCTCCCAGCACCGTGAAACGTTTTTGGGAGGGGAGAGCGCGAGAGGGGGACCCTTTTTTCCAAAAAGGGTCCCCCTCTCGCACGGTCTGCCTTCTCCAAAAAATCTTCCCCTCCCCGCTCTATCTCCCGCACAACAACCCGGCCATGACGCCGGCCACGTCGCCGAGTTCCGGGCACACGGCGATGCCGGCCCGCTTCAGGCAAGAGACCTTGGCGGCGATGCCGCCGGGGTGTTCGAGCAGCGCCCCGGCGTGGCCGAGCGCCCGTCCGGCGGGCGCGGTCATGCCGGCCACGAACGCCGCCACGGGCTTGGGATAGCCGGTTTCGGCCACATAGGCGGCTAGGTCCTCCTCGGCCCGCCCCCCCACTTCGCCGATGACCATCACCGCGAGCACCTGGGGATCGTCGCGCACCATTTCGCACAGCTCGACAAAGCCCGCGCCGCCGAAAGGATCGCCGCCGATGCCGGCGGCCACGGCCTGGCCGATGCCGGCGGCGGAGAGGCGTGAACAGACCTCGTAGGTCAGCGTGCCACTGCGGGAAAAAACCGCCACCGGCCCCGGAATGAAGGGATCGGCCGGCATGATGCCCGCCTGCATTTTGCCCGGCAACAGCATGCCCGGCGTGTTGGGCCCGAGCAGCAGGGTGTCGCGCCCGGAAAGGGCCGAACGCACGGCCAGCATGTCCTTTTGGGGAACGCCGTCGGTGATGCAGACGATGCGCGGGATGCCGGCCTCGATCGCCTCCAGCACGGCGTCGGCCGCGCCCATGCCGGGAACGAAAATGACGGACAGGGCGATGTCGTGGGCTTTGGCGGCCCCGGCCACGGTGTCGTAGACCGGCACCCCGTCCATAAGCGTGCCGCCCCGAAAAGGCGTCACCCCGCAGACCACGTTGGCCCCATAGGCCCGCATGCGCTTGGCGTGCAGCCGCCCGGCCCGGCCGGTGATACCCTGGACGAGCACGCCGCTTGCGCCGTCAAGCGTGAGCAAGGAAGGCACCGCCTGCGGGCACGCCCTGGACGCGGCCGACGTTCGGGACACGGGAGCGATCTCGCGGCAGTTGTCCGCCGAGACCTCGACCTGCGGCTTTCGCGGGCCGACCGGGGCCACTTCGGAGAGCAACGCGACGGCCTGGTCCATGTCGTCGGCCACAAGCAGCGCGGGCAGGCCCTGGCGACGCAACAGCGCCGCGCCCATCTCCGCGCCGTTGCCGGCGAAACGCACCACGATCGGCCGCGACGGGGACGCGTCGCCCAAGGCCTCGAGCAGGGCCTTGGCCACGTCGGCGCAGGAGAGGATGCCGCCGAACATGTTGACGCAGCAGGCCGCGACGCGCGGTTCGGCGAAAATGAGGTCAAACGCGGCCCGCAGCCGGGCGGCGTCGGCCGTGCCGCCGAAATCCAGGAAGTTGGCGGCGGCAAGCCCGGCGGCGTCGAGGGCGTCCATGGTGGCCATGGCCAGGCCCGCGCCGTTGGCCACAAGGCCGATGTGACCGGAAAGGCTCACAAAAGACAGGCCATGGTCCCGGGCCAACCGCTCGGTCGGCGTGGCCAGCCGGTCGTCGCCGAAGCGGGCCAATTTGGGGATGATGCGCGACGCGCTGTCGTCGATGACCACCTTGGCATCGAGGGCCACGAATCGTCCGTCCGGCGTCACGGCCAGAGGATTGATCTCGGCCAAGAGCAGGCCGTAGTCGTTGACGGCGGCAAAAAGCCGCTCGATCAGGCCGGCGAAGGCCGCATAGCATTCCCGAGCCAGGCCGAAATGGAAAAAGGCCCGGCGCACAAGGCGCGGCGTGGGGACAAATGGCGGCGCGACCGGCAGGACGAGCAGTTCCGGCGTGCCGGCCAGCCCCTCCACATCCACCCCGCCCTGCCGGGCGAGGGTCAGGCACAGCGACCGGAGATCCCGGGACACGCCCAGGGAAATATACAAGGCCCGGTCATGGGCGACCGCCGGCTCCAGGCGCAAAAAAGGCGGCACGACGCCGCCGCAGGGACGGGAAAAAAGCGCCTCGGCGGCCCCGGGCAGTTCCCCGGCCGATTCCAGCCGGACCACTCCGCCGGCCTTGCCCCGGCCACCGGAAAGGGTCTGGGCCTTAAGATAATACGGCGCGGCAAAAGGCGGCTTGAGGCCGGCCACATCACCCGGTTCGAAGGCGAGGCCCGGCGGCACGGCGATGCCCGCCTCGGCCAAAAGCGTCTTGCCGGCGTGTTCGGTTAGATGCATGGAGGGAGCTCCCTTACGGGTTGCGACGATGCGGCAGCGGCCTTTCCGCCGCCCGTTTCCTTTCCCCTACCTCAAAAAAACATCCGGAGGGAACAGCTTGATCGGGCGAAGATTTTCCCTCAAGGGGCTTTCCCAGCTTCGCAACCCAAAAGATAGGGATCACAGAGCGTTGCAACGTCAAAACATTGAGGAAAGGGAGAGCGCGAGAGGGGAGAACCCTTTTTAAAGGGTTTCCCCTCTCGCACGATCTTTTCCAAATGCTTTGCCCTAGTCCTCGGCCATGATGTTGCAGAGGTCCATGCGTTCCTCGTCCTGGCCGTCGCCGGCGCCTGGCTCGGGCACGGCAATGGGCTGGCCCAGACGCTTTTTGGCTTCGTTGTAGCCGAGGTTGAAGGCCTTGAGGTTGGCGGCCCGGATTTTTTCCGGCAGCGCCGCCTTGAGGCTCTTGCGCATGGCCTCGGGCTTGGCGAACGGCAAAAGCCAGGTCACCGCGCCGAGCGCCACCACGTTGGTGGACTGGGGCACGCCCACATGGTCCCGGGCCAGGGCCGTAAACGGCAGGCCCAAAAAGACGTTGGAGGGCGTTTGCTTGACGAGCCCGGTGTCGATGAGCAGCGTGCCCCGGGGCTTGAGGTAATGGTAGTAGATGCCGACCGCCTCCTGGGACAGGGCGACGAGCAGGTCCAGATATTCCGTCTTGGGATAGCTGATCGGGTCGGAGCTGACCACGAGGTCGGACCGGCTGGCCCCGCCCCGGGCCTCCGGGCCGTAGCTCTGGGTCTGGGTCACGTGGTAGCCGTGGTAAAGGGCCAGGCCCTGGCCCAAGAGCTTGCCCATGGTCAGGATGCCCTGGCCACCGAGCCCCGACAGCCGTATCTCGTAGCGCACCAACGCCATCTCCTCGCCGTTCATGCCGCGCCTCCCTTTTTCTCCCGAAACTCCCGGCACATGGCGGCGTAGCGCGTCTCCAGGCCCGGCACGTCGCGCTTGACGAACACCCCGATGGGAATACGTCCGTCTTTTTGCTCCAGCTTCTCGTAGGCCTCGATGGGGAGAGCCCGCTCTTTGAGCCACTGGAACATGGCCACCGGATTTTTAAATCCGTTGCCCCGCCCGTATTGGGTGAAGCACGGGGTCAGGGCCTCGACCAGGTTGAAGCCCGGCTGGGAAATCGCGGCGGTTAAAAGTCCGTCCAGGGCTTTGACGTGGTAGACCGTGCCCCGGGCCACGCCGCTGGCCCCGGCGGCCCTGGCCAGCTCGACCACGTCGAAGGAGGCCTCGGGCTGACCCATGGGGCTGGTGTGGGTGTAGGCGCCCTCGGGGGTGGTGGACGAGCACTGGCCGCCGGTCATGCCATAGATAAAGTTGTTGAGCACGAGCGCCGTGACGCCGATGTTGCGCCGGGCGGCGTGGATGAAGTGGTTGCCGCCGATGGAGAAGGCGTCGCCGTCGCCCATGACCGCGATGACCGTGAGTTCCGGGTTGGCCATCTTGATGCCCGTGGCGATGGTCAGCGCCCGGCCGTGGGTGGCGTGGACGGTGTTGAAGTCCACGTAGGCGGCGATGCGGCCCGAACAGCCGATGCCGGCCACGACGACCACCTCGTCCTTGGACAGGCCCAAAGCATGGACGCTGCGCACGAGCGACCCGAGCACGATGCCGTGGCCGCAACCCGGGCAAAAGACCAGGGGGAATTTCTTGTTGTGGCGCAGGTACTGGTGGATAAGCTGCGTTACTTCGGCCATGTCACGCAATCTCCTTGAATATCTGCGATGGGGTAATAATCTGGCCGTCGATGCGGTTGATGGTGCGCACGGCGGTGTAGCCCTCGTTGACGCGTTTGACCTCCCGGGAGATCTGGCCGACGTTGAGTTCCGGCACCACGACCAGGCGGCAAGTCCGCATGAGCTTTTCCACGTGGGACCTGGGAAAGGGAAAAAGCGTGTTGAGCACGAGCAGGCCGGCCTTGGCTCCCGCCTCCCGGGCCTGCTTCACGGCAAGCCTGGCCGAACGGGCCACGCAGCCGTAGGCCACGACCAGCACTTCGGCGTCGGCCGTGTCCACGTGCTCCACGAGCTGCACGTCCTGGAAGAAGCGGTCGATCTTGCGGAATTGCCGCTCGACCAGGGCGCGCACCTCCTCAGGCCGTGAGGTCGGAAACCCGAGCAGGTCGTGGGTGAGCCCGGTCACGTGGAACCGGTAGCCCGAGCCGACCGGCGGCATGGGCGGCACGCCGCGAAGCGTCTCCTCGTAGGGCTTGTACCACTCCGGCGGCATGGTCGGCACGAGGCGGGAGAAGATCTCGAAATCGCCGGGTTCGGGCAGCGTGATCTTCTCGCGGGTGTGGGCGGTGATTTCGTCCAGGAGCAGCACCACCGGGGTGCGGTATTTTTCCGCGAAATTAAAGGCCGCCACGGTCATTTCCAGGCACTGGGGCACGTCCGTCGCCGACAGCACGATGATGGGATGGTCGCCATGGGCCCCCCAGCGCGCCTGCTGCACGTCGCCCTGGCCGGGGCTCGTGGGCAGTCCCGTGCTCGCGCCGCCGCGCATGACGTCGACGATCACAAGCGGCGTCTCGGTCATGGCGGCATAGCCGATCTGCTCCTGCATGAGCGAAAATCCGGGGCCGGAGGTGGCGGTCATGGCCTTGCGCCCGGCAAGCGACGCGCCGATGATCGCTCCCATGGAGGCGATCTCGTCCTCCATCTGGATAAAGACGCCGTCCGGCGCCAGCGGCAGCCTGCGGGCCATGGTCTCCATGATTTCCGTGGACGGCGTGATGGGGTAGCCGGCGTAAAAGGAGCAGCCGGCGGCGAGCGCCCCTTCGACAACGGCCTCGTTGCCGAGCACGAAGGCCTCGCGCCGTTTTTTGCGAAGATGCTGCGTCACGGCCTGCCCTCCTTGTCGTCCGCCTTGGCCTCGGTCCCGGCGGAAGCGCCCGGCCCTTCGGGGCCTGGACAGTCCTTATCCGCCGGAGGCTGGACGCTATGGTTGTTCTTATGGCCGTTTTGACGGCCATTGCCGTTCGCCGGAACCACCATGATGGCGAAATCAGGGCAATGCGGCTCGCAAAAACCGCAATTGACGCAGGCTTCCTCGCGAACGACCCTGGCCTTGCCATCAGGGCCGAGCGCGAGTACTTGTTTCGGGCAAAATGCGGCGCATATGCCGCATCCTTTGCACCAGTCCGGATAGACGACGACGCGGTTTTGTCCTTTCCTGTGCTCGGTCATGCCACTGTCCCGGGATGAGGATTTATGAGTGGGCGTGAATGTGACCTGTTTGTGGCAAAATGGCAACGTGCCCTTCCGATTCCATTTTTTGCTCGACGAAATTGCGAATTTCCCTTAGGGCGATGCAACTTTTTTCCGGAGGTTGACGTTATGGTGGCAATTGGCCGGAGGTTTTGGCTGCGGGCGCTTGTGGCGCTGTGCTGCGTTCTGGCCGCAACCCTGGGCGGCGTTGGCGTCGTCCGGGCCGAGGGAGGTAACCCCATGGTCAAGTTGACAACCAGCAAGGGTGACATCGTCATCGAGCTGGACAAGGAAAAAGCCCCGATCACGGTTGAGAACTTTCTCAAGTACGTCAAATCGGGCCATTATGACGGCACGATCTTCCACCGTGTCATCAACGGTTTCATGATCCAGGGCGGCGGCATGGACAAGTCCATGAAGGAGCGCGCAACCGAAGCCCCGATCCAGAACGAGGCCGACAACGGGCTCAAGAACAAGGCCTATACCGTGGCCATGGCCCGCACGGCCGATCCGCATTCGGCCACGGCCCAGTTCTTCATCAACGTGGCGGACAACGGCTTTCTGGATCACACCGCCAAAAATCCCCAGGGCTGGGGCTACGCGGTGTTCGGCAAGGTGGTCAAAGGCCAGGAGGTGGTGGACGCCATCAAGGCCGTGCCGACCATGACCAAGGGCTTCCACGAGAACGTGCCGGTGGTCCCGGTGATCATCGAAAAGGCCGAAGTGGTCAGCGAATAGCGTTTTCGCTTTCCGCCGCGAATCGTGAAAGAGGCCGTCCCGAAGCATCGGGGCGGCTTTTTTCGTGGGCACGCCGAGAATTTGTCAGAAAAAACACCC
Protein-coding regions in this window:
- a CDS encoding AraC family transcriptional regulator is translated as MPRRAASFAPELLRRREDPDLPGLVARLAAYRRRAFSRHIHDAWCVGLILSGATRVRRAGCIRRITAGETALIAPGEPHACNPEPDGRLAYVMFFLEREAVRLVGVGDEPAFRAPLVRDPVVAARLSGLYRAMTARRDRLEKQSLLCLALAPLFSRTEHLPGPPGRGLTRVRDYLREHWRDKVSLADLAVLAGHSPSHVLRLFKREYGLPPHAYQNFLRVERAKALLAGTDLPAAAVAQETGFADQSHLIRTFTPQVGATPNQYRLSLRRSRPGA
- a CDS encoding PAS domain-containing sensor histidine kinase, translated to MLANTPKVLYKATMAGTFPLFGDPAFVGALLDASPDLFFYKDASFLYRFANRAFCELFGLTLEAVAGQTDFTLFEKESAERHRKADLTVMRTGRFGAFEYEVVGGGRSVWLEVFKTPVRDASGGIQGIFCSARNITTHKRLEVASRNARLELEKDAATRAEDLRRVNEELRRQAAERGKAEKALEESLRAVNLILENSPIGIAVVADRIVQRANPTFHELFAMPPGTVAGRSTADFYPDREAYEAFGRDFYPVLGRGRRVDTVRPMRRADGTEFWCRIIGQVLFPDRPQAGSIWLMEDVTERRLAEEATLAAERLKREFADNMSHEVRTPLNGILGMAELLLATELTDEQRGLVATLKESAGNLTELLESILDFSRLDADSEATRNTPFNINNIIQGAVNSFGSSALQKGLSLTWRIDPETPDLVVGDGAGLRRVLAALLSNAIKFTVQGGVEVAVSVGADCREAVPAATNGVVMVSFAVRDTGIGLPVDQLETVFEPFRQADGSMTRHYGGAGLGLAIARKIATSMGGDLTVESRPGSGSVFCFTAPFSLPRDGGTAAS
- a CDS encoding ATP-grasp domain-containing protein; its protein translation is MHLTEHAGKTLLAEAGIAVPPGLAFEPGDVAGLKPPFAAPYYLKAQTLSGGRGKAGGVVRLESAGELPGAAEALFSRPCGGVVPPFLRLEPAVAHDRALYISLGVSRDLRSLCLTLARQGGVDVEGLAGTPELLVLPVAPPFVPTPRLVRRAFFHFGLARECYAAFAGLIERLFAAVNDYGLLLAEINPLAVTPDGRFVALDAKVVIDDSASRIIPKLARFGDDRLATPTERLARDHGLSFVSLSGHIGLVANGAGLAMATMDALDAAGLAAANFLDFGGTADAARLRAAFDLIFAEPRVAACCVNMFGGILSCADVAKALLEALGDASPSRPIVVRFAGNGAEMGAALLRRQGLPALLVADDMDQAVALLSEVAPVGPRKPQVEVSADNCREIAPVSRTSAASRACPQAVPSLLTLDGASGVLVQGITGRAGRLHAKRMRAYGANVVCGVTPFRGGTLMDGVPVYDTVAGAAKAHDIALSVIFVPGMGAADAVLEAIEAGIPRIVCITDGVPQKDMLAVRSALSGRDTLLLGPNTPGMLLPGKMQAGIMPADPFIPGPVAVFSRSGTLTYEVCSRLSAAGIGQAVAAGIGGDPFGGAGFVELCEMVRDDPQVLAVMVIGEVGGRAEEDLAAYVAETGYPKPVAAFVAGMTAPAGRALGHAGALLEHPGGIAAKVSCLKRAGIAVCPELGDVAGVMAGLLCGR
- a CDS encoding 2-oxoacid:acceptor oxidoreductase family protein, with amino-acid sequence MNGEEMALVRYEIRLSGLGGQGILTMGKLLGQGLALYHGYHVTQTQSYGPEARGGASRSDLVVSSDPISYPKTEYLDLLVALSQEAVGIYYHYLKPRGTLLIDTGLVKQTPSNVFLGLPFTALARDHVGVPQSTNVVALGAVTWLLPFAKPEAMRKSLKAALPEKIRAANLKAFNLGYNEAKKRLGQPIAVPEPGAGDGQDEERMDLCNIMAED
- a CDS encoding 2-oxoacid:ferredoxin oxidoreductase subunit beta is translated as MAEVTQLIHQYLRHNKKFPLVFCPGCGHGIVLGSLVRSVHALGLSKDEVVVVAGIGCSGRIAAYVDFNTVHATHGRALTIATGIKMANPELTVIAVMGDGDAFSIGGNHFIHAARRNIGVTALVLNNFIYGMTGGQCSSTTPEGAYTHTSPMGQPEASFDVVELARAAGASGVARGTVYHVKALDGLLTAAISQPGFNLVEALTPCFTQYGRGNGFKNPVAMFQWLKERALPIEAYEKLEQKDGRIPIGVFVKRDVPGLETRYAAMCREFREKKGGAA
- a CDS encoding 2-oxoacid:acceptor oxidoreductase subunit alpha produces the protein MTQHLRKKRREAFVLGNEAVVEGALAAGCSFYAGYPITPSTEIMETMARRLPLAPDGVFIQMEDEIASMGAIIGASLAGRKAMTATSGPGFSLMQEQIGYAAMTETPLVIVDVMRGGASTGLPTSPGQGDVQQARWGAHGDHPIIVLSATDVPQCLEMTVAAFNFAEKYRTPVVLLLDEITAHTREKITLPEPGDFEIFSRLVPTMPPEWYKPYEETLRGVPPMPPVGSGYRFHVTGLTHDLLGFPTSRPEEVRALVERQFRKIDRFFQDVQLVEHVDTADAEVLVVAYGCVARSARLAVKQAREAGAKAGLLVLNTLFPFPRSHVEKLMRTCRLVVVPELNVGQISREVKRVNEGYTAVRTINRIDGQIITPSQIFKEIA
- a CDS encoding 4Fe-4S dicluster domain-containing protein; its protein translation is MTEHRKGQNRVVVYPDWCKGCGICAAFCPKQVLALGPDGKARVVREEACVNCGFCEPHCPDFAIMVVPANGNGRQNGHKNNHSVQPPADKDCPGPEGPGASAGTEAKADDKEGRP
- a CDS encoding peptidylprolyl isomerase; this translates as MVAIGRRFWLRALVALCCVLAATLGGVGVVRAEGGNPMVKLTTSKGDIVIELDKEKAPITVENFLKYVKSGHYDGTIFHRVINGFMIQGGGMDKSMKERATEAPIQNEADNGLKNKAYTVAMARTADPHSATAQFFINVADNGFLDHTAKNPQGWGYAVFGKVVKGQEVVDAIKAVPTMTKGFHENVPVVPVIIEKAEVVSE